A window of the Nycticebus coucang isolate mNycCou1 chromosome 3, mNycCou1.pri, whole genome shotgun sequence genome harbors these coding sequences:
- the LOC128581123 gene encoding uncharacterized protein LOC128581123, which translates to MSTWIWLLLGLSLLIRKNEGGFGNPHEARAFLEKLTGTPCECHGGTWNGETTPLLNVDCGDKTAYLVMRQNIHGAQAWVCSKKAKIIPTSNNKPRPCPCIEFHPSVHNTCYEQVQLCTGTDNNTYFTAILTRHFLGTFGGEWDTVPQVQGTSNKYAQSGCPDTVGKTVCWNKTPPVHISDGGGPQDQASSHKSPERNLEACCLELIYTKAGLLGYLVT; encoded by the exons atgagcacctggataTGGCTACTGCTGGGACTCTCTCTCCTGAtacgaaaaaatgaaggtggtttcggtAATCCCCACGAGGCTCGGGCAttcttagaaaaattaactggtactccttgtgagtgccatggtggcacctGGAACGGTgagacaacccctctcctaaatgtagattgtggtgataaaacagcatacttagtaatgagacaaaatattcatggagcacaggcatgggtctgtagcaaaaaggctaaaattatccccacctcTAATAACAAGCCTAgaccatgcccttgtatagaattccatccatctgtacataatacctgttatgagcaggttcaactatgtactggtacagataataatacctattttacagcaatcttgaccagacattttttggggacatttggaggcgagtgggacacagtccctcaggtccaggggacctcaaataaatatgcccaatctggctgtcccgatacagtaggaaaaacagtttgctggaataagactccacctgtgcacatctctgatggaggtggaccccaagatcag gcctcttctcataaatcacctgagcgaaacttggaagcttgctgTTTGGAACTTATCTACACCAAGGccgggttgcttggatacctggtgacgtaa